In the genome of Cryptomeria japonica chromosome 8, Sugi_1.0, whole genome shotgun sequence, one region contains:
- the LOC131037029 gene encoding glutamate receptor 3.4 gives MGRIHCASLVLTYTLFILLLFHVAVSTGADDTVNIAAILDVTTPAGKAANKSLHFALQDVNDGAATGTRLNLTIQESRGFVGNVLEVFRSEVAAILVQEPKFANFLSSVAEEVHVPILSFSGSRGFGTAIESTYLVSTFPSRYGDMNAIAAIAGHFQWKSVVVLYEDDEFWLNGVYQLTEALQEFQQDWGNSRTTISQTLAFSSGSRAEQIRETLVELKNKSCVRAFIVHTSVDVALKMFTIAQELGMMSETYAWVVTDSIASSFDSLSSSSIQTLQGIVGVRSVATSQFTELQKRLGLMFADDDISRIGVQAYTSLKLVASAVSALRSEDVKIGYDRQIPMNDTDFPASMMVLTGGEMLRQKIIDFSESGAATDDLKTLEYEIINVVGKSYNTVGYWRKDTGRLQSARKEEDKVGTIIWPGDNPKNPNGYRQLKIAKIAGKRASNFSEFIGRLSGYTDDTFKAAVDSLPYNLPFLYEEFDKGNSNLSNYDALVNELSHGNRFDGVVGDATILWSRSLNVDFTQPYTQTGLVMMVPLERVRGRTWSFLHPFSAGLWAIAGAFFVFTAFLVWLMEHEDNNEFQGKVNEQIVTSLALSLSAFVFAQREEVKSSLGKGIVATWLFIALILNNSYTAHLTSILTVERLAPTITSMKSLTTSNVKVGYMRTSFAKSYLLEDLNIPEDRLVPVMSPHDYVDKLLSGEVGAIVDESLYIQIVKSLYPCAKLEVVDRGYFDTGGFGFFFRKGSPFLSDITEAVLHVSEQHFMVQSIRNKWFGEATSCPDMETGLQSNNTPITPANLWILFVLTASIYALTALIHIGRKLHRSQQDLRAAAHTQDFSTHIMTMIRSLKTVRAPPPIENEL, from the exons ATGGGGAGGATTCACTGCGCCTCTCTGGTTCTAACATACACTCTATTCATTTTACTGCTCTTTCATGTTGCTGTCTCCACCGGTGCTGATGACACAGTAAACATTGCTGCCATTCTTGATGTGACTACACCTGCGGGAAAGGCGGCCAACAAGTCTTTACATTTTGCTCTCCAAGATGTTAATGACGGGGCGGCTACTGGTACCCGTCTCAACCTCACAATTCAAGAATCTCGAGGATTTGTTGGAAACG TTCTGGAGGTGTTCAGAAGTGAGGTTGCTGCAATCCTGGTGCAGGAGCCTAAGTTTGCAAATTTTTTGTCCTCCGTAGCGGAAGAAGTTCATGTTCCAATTCTGTCATTCAGCGGTTCGCGTGGATTTGGCACTGCAATTGAGTCCACATATTTAGTTTCCACATTTCCTAGTCGTTATGGTGATATGAACGCCATAGCAGCCATAGCAGGCCACTTTCAGTGGAAGTCAGTGGTCGTACTGTACGAAGACGATGAGTTTTGGTTAAATGGTGTTTACCAATTGACTGAGGCGCTGCAGGAGTTTCAGCAGGACTGGGGAAACAGCAGGACGACAATTTCACAGACTCTAGCGTTTTCTTCTGGTTCGAGGGCAGAGCAAATTAGGGAAACCTTGGTGGAATTGAAGAACAAAAGCTGTGTCAGGGCATTCATTGTGCATACTAGCGTGGATGTGGCTCTCAAAATGTTCACCATAGCACAAGAGCTGGGAATGATGTCTGAAACTTATGCTTGGGTTGTCACGGATTCCATTGCTTCCTCTTTCGATTCTCTGTCTTCTTCTTCTATCCAAACATTGCAAGGAATTGTGGGAGTTAGAAGCGTTGCAACATCTCAATTCACAGAATTGCAGAAGAGGCTGGGGCTCATGTTTGCAGACGATGACATCAGCCGAATTGGGGTGCAAGCGTACACTTCTCTTAAGCTAGTTGCAAGTGCAGTTTCTGCCTTGCGTTCAGAGGATGTAAAGATTGGATATGATAGACAAATTCCCATGAATGACACGGATTTCCCTGCTTCGATGATGGTTTTGACAGGAGGGGAGATGCTTCGTCAGAAGATAATTGACTTCTCAGAATCTGGCGCCGCTACCGATGATCTCAAAACTCTAGAGTATGAGATCATTAACGTTGTTGGAAAAAGTTACAACACAGTTGGTTATTGGAGAAAAGACACTGGGCGGCTTCAATCTGCACGCAAAGAAGAAGATAAGGTGGGGACTATCATCTGGCCTGGTGATAACCCAAAAAATCCCAATGGCTACAGACAACTTAAAATTGCTAAAATCGCTGGGAAGAGGGCTTCTAATTTCAGTGAGTTCATCGGCCGGCTATCAGGCTACACGGATGATACATTTAAGGCCGCTGTAGATTCACTCCCGTACAATCTACCTTTCCTGTACGAAGAGTTCGACAAAGGCAACTCAaatctttcaaactatgatgcactGGTGAACGAGTTATCCCATGGAAAT AGATTCGATGGGGTTGTTGGGGACGCGACAATATTGTGGAGCCGCTCGTTGAATGTTGATTTCACCCAACCATATACCCAAACGGGTCTGGTGATGATGGTGCCATTAGAAAGAGTGCGAGGGCGGACGTGGTCTTTTCTCCATCCATTCAGTGCAGGGTTGTGGGCTATAGCGGGGGCTTTCTTCGTCTTCACGGCGTTCCTTGTGTGGCTCATGGAACATGAGGACAACAATGAATTCCAAGGAAAAGTTAACGAACAAATAGTCACATCATTAGC ATTGTCCCTCTCTGCCTTCGTATTTGCTCAAA GAGAAGAGGTGAAGAGCTCTCTGGGCAAGGGAATCGTAGCTACGTGGCTCTTCATTGCTCTAATATTGAATAACAGCTACACTGCACATTTGACCTCTATTTTGACGGTGGAGAGACTGGCCCCTACCATTACAAGCATGAAAAGCCTCACCACAAGCAATGTTAAAGTGGGTTACATGAGAACTTCATTTGCCAAGAGTTATCTCCTAGAAGATCTGAACATACCAGAAGATAGACTGGTTCCTGTAATGAGTCCACATGATTACGTGGACAAGCTATTGAGTGGTGAAGTGGGTGCCATAGTGGATGAGAGCCTCTACATTCAAATAGTGAAATCTCTTTACCCATGTGCAAAACTCGAAGTTGTAGATCGAGGATACTTCGACACAGGAGGCTTTGGATTT TTTTTCCGGAAAGGGTCACCATTTTTATCAGACATAACTGAAGCGGTGCTACATGTATCGGAGCAGCATTTCATGGTTCAGAGCATCCGCAACAAATGGTTTGGGGAAGCAACGTCATGTCCAGATATGGAAACAGGGCTTCAATCAAATAATACTCCCATTACTCCGGCTAATCTGTGGATTCTTTTCGTTCTCACAGCATCCATCTATGCTCTCACAGCGTTGATTCATATCGGTCGCAAGTTGCATCGAAGTCAGCAAGATTTGAGGGCAGCAGCCCACACACAAGATTTTTCTACGCATATAATGACTATGATCAGATCTTTAAAAACTGTGCGGGCCCCGCCACCAATAGAAAACGAACTCTGA